From Pseudomonas arsenicoxydans:
GGCCAGGGCGATGACTTCCACCAGGTTGAGTTGGGTAAAGGGCTTGGACAAGCGCGGAAGTTTGGCGGCGAAGCCTTCCAGCCGCTCGGCATAGCCCGTGGCAAGGATAATCGGCAGGCCGGGTTTGAAGAACCGTATGGCCTGTGCCAGTTGCGCTCCATTCATCTTCGGCATGGCCATGTCGGTAATGAGCAGGTCTATGTGCTGCTCGTTGTCGAACTGCTCAAGCGCTTGCGCTCCCGATGTCGCACTGATTACCCGATGCCCGAGATCCTCAAGCAGCAGGACGGTGCTGGTCAGCACCAGACTGTCATCGTCCACCACCAACACGCACAACTGCTCCACGGGAGGGGGCTGTGCCGACTCCATGACGGGTTTGACCACCGACGCGCTCGTGGCGGCAGGTATCCAGAGCTCGGCGGTAGTGCCTACGTCTTTCTGGCTCTTGAGAATGAACCGTCCGCCCAATTGTTCGATAAACCCATGGACCATCGACAACCCCAGCCCCGTGCCTTTGCCGATGCCTTTTGTGGTGAAGAACGGGTCTTTCGCCGACGCGAGTGTGGCTTCATCCATCCCTTCACCTGAATCGCTGATAGTGAGGCAGACATAATCGCCTGGTGCCAAGTGCAGGGCTGATTGATCGCTGGCATCTCCCGTCTTGGCACTGATGACGATTCGGCCGCCCTTGGGCATGGCGTCGCGGGCATTGGTAGCGAGATTCAACACCGCCAACTCGAGCTGATTGAGGTCGGCCATGACAGGAACGAGCCCGGGTGCAAAACGTGTTTCGAGTGTCACTGAAGGCCCGAGCGAGCTACGCAACAGGCCGGTGATGCCTTGCACTAACCCGGGTAAATCGACTGATTCGGACTTGAGTTCCTGACGCCGCGCAAACGCCAGCATGCGTTGGGTCAGCGACACCCCGCGCATCGCACCCTGAGTGGCGTTATCCAGCAAACGGGTGACTTTCGGATCGTCACCCACGCGCTTGCGCACGATTTCCAGGTTGCCGAGGATGACGGTCAGCAGGTTATTGAAGTCGTGGGCAATCCCCCCGCTGAGTTGACCGATGGCCTGCATCTTCTGCGCCTGGAACAACGCCTCGCGGGTTTGCTCCAGGGCCTGCTGCGCCTGCGTGGCTTCGGTGATATCCCGAGTGATCTTGGCAAAGCCGAGTAACGTGCCGGTTTCGCCCCAGATCGGGTCGACCACCACATGGGCCATAAACCGCGTCCCGTCCTTGCGCACGCGCCAGGCTTTGTTTTCGAAGCGCTTCTCGCGCGTTGCGATCTCCAATGCCCGTTGCGGCTCACCGGCAGCGCGGTCTTCCGGGGTATAGAAAATCGAAAAATGCTGGCCAATGATTTCTTCGGGGCGATAACCCTTGATGCGCTGGGCGCCCAGATTCCAGTTGGACACGCGTCCATCCGGGGCGAGCGTATAGATGGCGTAATCCGTGACACTTTGGACCAGCAAGCGAAACTGCTGCTCGCTTTGCTTGAGGGTTTCTTCGGCCATTTTGCGGTCGGTAAGATCACGGGTGATCTTGGCAAAACCCAACAGCTTGCCCGATGGATCGATGATCGGATCAATCACCACGTGCGACCAGAAATGCGTACCGTCCTTGCGTACACGCCAGCCTTCGCCTTCGAAACGACCCTCGCCAATTGCCGTGTCCAGCGCACGTTGCGGCAAACCGGCCAAGCGATCTTCTTCGGTATAAAAGCGCGAGAAGTGCTGACCGAGAATCTCCGCCTCCTCATACCCTTTGAAACGCTTGGCGCCGGCGTTCCAGCTGGTGATGATGCCGTCTGGATCAATCATGTAAATGGCATAGTCCACCACGGCATCGATCAGCAGACGAAAGCGCATCTCCTCGACGGAATAGGTTCTGGACTGGTTATCACTCATCGATCACACCCGTGATTGTTATTGTTATGGAGTATGCGACAAACCGTCGGTTTGGTAAGCATGAAAACGGTTGAGGACTGGAGCATAACGCTCACACCGCCTATTCTCGACGCCTATTGCCACCCTGGCCGATGCAAGGCACCCCGATGATCCTGATTCTGCTGCCCACGTCTGATTACGATCCCACTGAAAGCAGCGTTGTATGGCAAGCCATGCGCCAGGCCGGTATCGAGGTGCGCTTTGCAACACCCCAAGGTCTGCCCGCCTACGCCGACTCACGTCTGGTGAACATTGGCTTCGGTCCGTTGAACCCTTTGCTGATGACCCGTGATACTGATCTTGCCCACTACGCCCGCATGATCGAAGACAAGTGGTTTCGCCAACCGATGGCCTATAACGATGTCGACTGCAATCAGTACGACGGACTGCTGATTCCGGGTGGCCATGCCAAGGGCATGCGCAGTCTGCTGGAGTCAGACCAGGCGCAACGGATCGCCCTGCATTTTTTCAAGGCTGACAAACCGGTGGCAGCAGTGTGTCACGGCGTGTTGTTACTTGCCCGTACCATCGATCCAGATACCAGGCATTCGGTGTTGCATGGACGCAAGGTCACTGCCTTGCTGGCCAGCACCATGGAGTTGCCGGCCTGGGTAATCACCGCCCCTTGGCTTGGACGCTATTACCGGACCTATCCGCAAACCGTCGAAGCAGAAGTCACGGGCGCCCTCGCCAGCCCTGCGCATTTTCAGCGAGGCCCGTTGCTGGCGCTCCGTGATTCAGCGGACGAACCCCTCCGCGGTTTCGTTGTGCGTGATGGTCAGTTGCTGACCGCTCGCTGGCCAGGAGACTGCCACCGGTTCGCCGCTGAATGGCTCCGACTTCTTATCGGTAAACGTATTTGACGATGTAAGAGTACAAATCGTTGTAGACAACGGCAGGGACAAGCTGGTCGTAGGTTTGGGCTTTGAGCAACGCCAAATGGCAGTCTTTTACCATCTCGTCACGTTCTCGCGGGGTGCAAACATGGTTATTGATGATGTTGGCATAGGTGCTGTTCGGCGTCGGTGCCGTTGAAGGTGTGGGTGCAGGAGTGTCAGCTTTCGGGTAGGTGAAATGAGCACGTTGGACGCGCTCTTTCAACGATCCAGGCCCGCGCTCATACAAGGTGATTTGTGAGCCGTCGACTGCTTTGGAGGCGACCTCACAGGCCAGGATGATCGCGTGCGCAAGACTCATGCTGGCATCAAGGACCGCGTAGCTGACAAAGCGTTCGAGTTCCTGGTTTTCCAGGCTCTTGAGTGCGCGCTTGATGCTCGATACGTGGGCGAATTCCCGCGTACAGCCGACGATATGCGTTTCGAATTGATACCCGGCGGCTGTGGCCAGGGGTGGAAACGTGGCGAAAGTGATTCTGTCGAACGCGCACTCCATGATGATGTTGTATTTGAGGGTAAAGGCTTCAGTGAAGATCTTTTCGCTGACTTCCTCTACAAAGGCTTGTGTGTGCTCGTAGGCGTGCAAGACGCCGAGTTTGATCATCTCTGCGTATTGAGGGTGTTTTCGTCGGTATTCGGGCAGGTAGAGACGAACGTATTTGTCGTAGCGCTTTGAAGGCAACAGGTGCTTTTCCAGCAGGAAGGTTTTGCCTGCCCCTTGAAGCCCGGCAACCACCAGGATTTTCGGCGTTTGCTCGGCAGTGATACCGCGAAACAGGGTCGCTTTGATTTCGTTGAACGCTGCAGTGACCTGCTCCGGGGTGTAGGTATAACTGGGCGTAACTGACATACCTTGATTTCCTTATCAAAGAGCTGGCGGAAGTGATGGCCGGTCCTCTGAATAAAGCGCTGTTTCCGCGTTTGTTCAAATACGCGTGTCTTTCAAGATATGTCGCTGTTTTAAAAGTAAAAAACTCCTACGCTATCGAGAGAAAAGGCGCCTGTTCGACTGACCACCAGCGTGGCAGCAACTGCCTGACCTTGCTCTCGCCAAACCGGTCATCGATCAGCATCACCACGCCTTGATCCTGCTGCGTGCGAATTACCCGTCCCGCCGCCTGCACCACTTTCTGTACCCCTGGAAACAGGTAGGTGTAGTCATAACCGGCACCGAAGATGGCGGCCATGCGGTGCTTCAGTTGTT
This genomic window contains:
- a CDS encoding hybrid sensor histidine kinase/response regulator — its product is MSDNQSRTYSVEEMRFRLLIDAVVDYAIYMIDPDGIITSWNAGAKRFKGYEEAEILGQHFSRFYTEEDRLAGLPQRALDTAIGEGRFEGEGWRVRKDGTHFWSHVVIDPIIDPSGKLLGFAKITRDLTDRKMAEETLKQSEQQFRLLVQSVTDYAIYTLAPDGRVSNWNLGAQRIKGYRPEEIIGQHFSIFYTPEDRAAGEPQRALEIATREKRFENKAWRVRKDGTRFMAHVVVDPIWGETGTLLGFAKITRDITEATQAQQALEQTREALFQAQKMQAIGQLSGGIAHDFNNLLTVILGNLEIVRKRVGDDPKVTRLLDNATQGAMRGVSLTQRMLAFARRQELKSESVDLPGLVQGITGLLRSSLGPSVTLETRFAPGLVPVMADLNQLELAVLNLATNARDAMPKGGRIVISAKTGDASDQSALHLAPGDYVCLTISDSGEGMDEATLASAKDPFFTTKGIGKGTGLGLSMVHGFIEQLGGRFILKSQKDVGTTAELWIPAATSASVVKPVMESAQPPPVEQLCVLVVDDDSLVLTSTVLLLEDLGHRVISATSGAQALEQFDNEQHIDLLITDMAMPKMNGAQLAQAIRFFKPGLPIILATGYAERLEGFAAKLPRLSKPFTQLNLVEVIALAMK
- a CDS encoding DJ-1/PfpI family protein; translated protein: MILILLPTSDYDPTESSVVWQAMRQAGIEVRFATPQGLPAYADSRLVNIGFGPLNPLLMTRDTDLAHYARMIEDKWFRQPMAYNDVDCNQYDGLLIPGGHAKGMRSLLESDQAQRIALHFFKADKPVAAVCHGVLLLARTIDPDTRHSVLHGRKVTALLASTMELPAWVITAPWLGRYYRTYPQTVEAEVTGALASPAHFQRGPLLALRDSADEPLRGFVVRDGQLLTARWPGDCHRFAAEWLRLLIGKRI
- a CDS encoding zeta toxin family protein; this translates as MSVTPSYTYTPEQVTAAFNEIKATLFRGITAEQTPKILVVAGLQGAGKTFLLEKHLLPSKRYDKYVRLYLPEYRRKHPQYAEMIKLGVLHAYEHTQAFVEEVSEKIFTEAFTLKYNIIMECAFDRITFATFPPLATAAGYQFETHIVGCTREFAHVSSIKRALKSLENQELERFVSYAVLDASMSLAHAIILACEVASKAVDGSQITLYERGPGSLKERVQRAHFTYPKADTPAPTPSTAPTPNSTYANIINNHVCTPRERDEMVKDCHLALLKAQTYDQLVPAVVYNDLYSYIVKYVYR